The Fusobacterium necrophorum subsp. necrophorum genome includes the window GAAGAAAGGAGAAGGAATCATCTTTTCCGAAGTATCTTCTTCCAAACCGACAGCAATTTTAAAATAGGAAAAATCCCCATTTACTGCTAGAGTGGCAGAGGTAAAAATCAGACGTTCTAAATGAACGAACAAGGAATCTTTCAAAATTCGGTCTATGTTCAAGGGAGCTGCCACCAAAGCGGCATTCTTATATTTTGCATTCGCTTCTATCCAATATACAAAATCATCATTATCAAACTGTTGAATTTCTTGAAACGTTGCTAAAAAAGCCTTTAATTTAAAAGCAAAATTTTGAAAATCCATCAGATATTGATTTTGTTCCTGCCCCTCTTTTACTTGAGAATAGAAATGATCCAAGGCAATACTGTAAGCTTTCATGGCAAGAATAAACTCTTCTTTTTTTTCTCGCACGAGAGAAAGAAAAGGGGAAAAAAGCATTTCATCCCTCTGCAAACTTTTTGAAATTTTCCCCTGATGATTCTTTAAAAAATGCTTCGCCAAGTTCTCAAAAAAATCAAGCCCAACTTCCATACATTTTATATGTTCCTGTTCTATCGCCTGCAGACTCTGTCGAAACTCTTTCTCTTGTTTTTTCTCCGTCGTTAAGGATTGCAATAGAGTTTCCAAGGCAGGTAATATTTTTCTTTTTTTATTTTTTTCCTGATTCTGCAGCTGATTTAACATTCGAACAAAACTGTATCGAGAAACTTCCAAGGAAAAATAGGATCTTGCGACACTTTCAATATTGTGTGCTTCGTCAAAGACCACAACATCGTATTTGGGTAAAATCAAATATTCGGCATCAAAATCAACACTGTTTCTCACATTTAAGTCTGCAAAAAAAATATGATGATTACATACAATCAAATCTGCACTTGCTTTCAAGGCTCTATTTTTCATATAAAAACATTCTTCCCGAAAAGGACAACGTTTCCCCTGACAAAACTCACTGCTGCTTTGAATCATTTCCCATATATCCGAGTCCACCTCAAAAGGCAATTCAGCTTTATCTCCAAATTCCGTCATTTTTCCCCACGATTTTAAATAATCCAGCTGCTTTTTCTGTTCTGAGGAAAAACCGGAAATATCAATAGAATTTCCCAAAATAAAGTTATGAAATAATCTCTTGCAAAGATAGTTATTTCTTCCCTTTACCAAAAGATAAGAAAAATTCTGATTGATAATCTTCTTCGCAATCGGTAAATCTTTTAAAAGAAGTTGCTCCTGCAAATTGATTGTATTTGTCGTACAAATCACTTTCTTTTTATTTTCAATCGCCCACTCTAAAGTAGGAATTAAATATGCCAATGTTTTTCCGGTACCAGTACCGGCCTCTATTACAATCTTTCTATCCGCTTCCAAAGATTCTCGAATTGCATTCATCATATCAACCTGTTCTTTTCGATATTCAAAGTTTGGAATATGATGAGATAATTCTGAAATATCCATATATACTTTTCCTTTCTTCCTTTACTGTTTCATCTATTGTACTATTTTTTTCTTAAAATTGATAGAGAGATTTTTATAGACTTCTCTAATTTCAATAAAACGCACTATTATCAAAAAAAATACAAAATTAAAAAATACTGGACATTGAAATAAAAAATATGTTATACTGATATTAGAATGAAATTTTAATTCTTAATGAAAGAATGTTAGCAAGTCGTATGACAAAGGAGGAGTTTTATGTTTAGTTATTTGCAAAAAATCGGAAAAGCATTGATGGTTCCTGTTGCAGTATTACCGGCTGCTGCTATCTTAATGGGAATTGGGTATTGGATTGACCCTACTGGTTGGGGAGCAAATAGTCAGTTGGCTGCCTTTTTGATAAAAGCAGGAGCAGCTATTATCGACAACATGGCAATTTTATTTGCGATAGGAGTAGCGTTCGGAATGTCCAAGGATAAAAACGGTGCTGCGGCATTGACCGGTTTGGTCGCTTTTCAAGTCGTAACAACCTTATTATCTTCCGCTTCGGTAGCTCAATTATTAGGAATTGCTCCTGAAGAAGTAAATCCTGCTTTCGGAAGAATTAACAATCAATTTATCGGAATTTTATGTGGAGTTATTTCTGCAGAATTATACAATCGTTTCAGTGGAATAGAACTTCCTAAGTTTTTAGCCTTCTTTAGCGGGAAGAGATTTGTGCCTATTATTACTTCCGGAGTGATGATAGTTGTTTCTTTTATTTTAATGTATGTCTGGCCATTGATTTTCTCTGCTTTATCCAGCTTTGGAATAAAAATTGCCTCCATGGGAGCTATAGGAGCAGGAATTTATGGTTTCTTCAACAGATTATTAATTCCGGTGGGATTGCACCATGCTTTAAACTCCGTATTCTGGTTTAATCTAGCGGGAATTAACGACATCGGAAGATTCTGGGGTTCGCCAGATATTGCTTATGCAGATTTACCGGCCGCTCTTCAAGGAACTTATCATGTCGGAATGTATCAAGCAGGATTTTTCCCTATCATGATGTTTGGATTATTGGGAGCCTGTGCTGCCTTTATTAAAACGTCAAAGGTGGAAAATCGAGCAAAAGTTATGTCCATCATGACAGCGGCAGGATTTGCAAGTTTCTTTACGGGAGTTACAGAACCGATTGAATTCGCTTTTATGTTTGTGGCACCAATCTTGTATTTATTACATGCAGTCCTAACGGGGGTAGCGGTATTCCTGGCAGCAAGTTTCAATTGGATGGCAGGATTCGGTTTCTCTGCAGGATTCGTTGATCTGGTCCTATCTTCCAGAAATCCGAATGCACATCATTGGTATATGTTGATTGTCTTAGGAATTGTATTCTTCATCATTTATTATCTTGTTTTCTATGTTGCCATTACCAAATTCGATTTGAAGACTCCGGGACGAGAATTGGAAGAGGAAGAAATACAAGCTCAACAAAAAGAAAAAATTTCCAATAATCTGTTGGCAAATCAATTGATTCCTTTATTAGGAGGAAGTGAAAATATTGAAGAAATTGATTATTGTACTACAAGACTACGATTGCGAGTCAAAGAGAGTGCAAACATCAATGATAAAGAAATTAAAAAATTGGTTCCGGGACTTTTAAAGCCTTCTAAAAATGCTGTTCAAGTTATTATTGGACCGGAAGTGGAATTCATTGCGGATGAAATGAAACGAGTACTAAATAAATAAAGACTCACTTTTCACGTGTAGTAAAAGGTGTTGATGAGGAAGTTTTCCTCTGAACACCTTTTTTATTTTACCATTTCTCACACTCATTTTTTTACGATAGAAAAAAGGATTTCAGAGATTGTATTTCTAAAATCTCTAAAATCCCTTTGAACATTTCATTAGAAAATAACTCTTAGCCCTAAACCTGCTCTCTTATTCTTTCCTTTGCTATCATATCCGATATTTGCTGTAATTCCATATCTTTCATTCTCCAATCCAAGATTTAAATCCGTACTTAGACTTCCTCTTCGATCTTCTTTTTCTCCTCGGATATGAAACCAGTCCGCATTTGTATAGGCTACTCTTGCTTGGTTCTTTCCCTTTGCAACTCGTCCTAATTCATTGCTATAAGCAACTCCTACTCTTGCTGTCAAAGCTCCCCTTGTGCTTAAATCATGTTTGTATCCTGCTTCCACTCCAATTTCCGGTTTTACGGAATAGTAATCATTCGCTTTCACTTCCAGTCTCACTTCTCCGTTCTTTTCTTTGATCTTTTGGAATCTTCCATACTCTACTTTTAATTCTCCATATGGTTTTACAAAAGTAGATTCACTGGTTCTAAATGTCTTGCTGACTTCATTTGTTAGCGCAAGTCCATAAGTCCAGTATCTTGATTTGGCATGGAAGATCTCATCCACTACCAAATATCTACGATGCATTCGGTTTCTTCCTACAAACATTTCTCCAGATATGGTCCAGTTCAAACTATTGTTATGATCAAAAGCAGTCGATTTGAAGACTCCCCATTTTGCTTGTAGCATTTCTTCTTTCGATTTTCCAATGTCTTTGAACTTAAATTCATGATGAATCAAACCTGCATACCAACCGGTGGTATTCCCAAGTTGCACCGTTTCCTTTTCATGTAAGTAAGCAACTCCTTTTGCATGCGAGCTATAATCCATGACTCCAGCAGTATCCGTTTTGTATTCTCCTCGCATTCCAAAAGCTTTGATTTTGTTGGAATCTTTTGACTTGGTATCCCATTCTTTCTTGAGATATTTCAATTCTTTGTCTAAGATGGAAGCGGTTGCTTGGATTCTTTGTTGCACATTGGCATATTGATGTCCCATCATTTCATCAAAAGCTTGATACAATAAAACTTCTTCGTTATTTCCGATGCTGTTTAACTTTTGAAATAATTGATTTTCTCTTGTTTCTAATTCTTCTACTCCATATCGTTGTTCCAATCCGTCTGTAAAATTATAGGTATCTTGATTTTTCGCCCATTCTGTATAAGGAATTTTTGCCATATATAGATTGGTAACTTTTCCCGTTCCTGGATCCAAAGTAGGAGTCGTTATCCAACCCAATGAACCAGAATAAACATTCCATTTTGATACTCCACTTGATAATATTGCGTTATTATATGGATCTAATATTTTATTATCCTTTATTTGAATATATTTGCTGATTGTACTTGCCGCTGCTTCTGTTCCTATGATTAAATCAGCTTGAGAGGTTAAATGACCCAATCCTGTTATAGATGAAGTGAAATCTTTTCCTGACGTATTTACATATAGTCCTATACTATCTGCCGATACAGAGATTGGATTTCTAGCTGTTGTGCTTACTATTGTTGGTGTTACAACAACTCCTCCTGCTGTGATTGTTGCAGTTGTTGCTCCGGCAGGCGCTTCTATCACTACAGAACCGATTCCTTTAGAAGTTGGTGTTGAATTTAATAGTTTTGTTTCTTCAGAGCCGGAACCTGATACAGTAATGCTTCCATAGTTAGCTATTGTTCCTCCTTTTAATAGAACTCCATTACTTGCCGTTGCTGCAATATTGATTGTTCCATTATTTTCTAGTGTAGAACCTGAACCTAAAACCACTCCATTAACATTGGAAAGTCCACTAGCACCAGTTTTTATGGTTCCGTCATTTATTGCCTTCGCCCCTTCTTCTACATAGATCCCTGTAGTATTACTAGCATTTAAAATAATATCATGCTTGTTTGTAACTATAGTCCCTGTTTTTGCTCCATACATTCCTATACTATATGGACCATTTACATTGATGGTACCTTGATTTTCTACTGTTCCTGTTGTAGGAGCTGTAGTAGCATCTCCTATGTATCCGGCTGCCATACCTACGCCAAATAATTCATTAGTTACATCTGAGGCTCCTACGGTAATGGTAGCAGTGTTTGTTCCTTTTCCACCTTTAACCATATAGATACCTAAGTTGCCA containing:
- the nagE gene encoding N-acetylglucosamine-specific PTS transporter subunit IIBC, translating into MFSYLQKIGKALMVPVAVLPAAAILMGIGYWIDPTGWGANSQLAAFLIKAGAAIIDNMAILFAIGVAFGMSKDKNGAAALTGLVAFQVVTTLLSSASVAQLLGIAPEEVNPAFGRINNQFIGILCGVISAELYNRFSGIELPKFLAFFSGKRFVPIITSGVMIVVSFILMYVWPLIFSALSSFGIKIASMGAIGAGIYGFFNRLLIPVGLHHALNSVFWFNLAGINDIGRFWGSPDIAYADLPAALQGTYHVGMYQAGFFPIMMFGLLGACAAFIKTSKVENRAKVMSIMTAAGFASFFTGVTEPIEFAFMFVAPILYLLHAVLTGVAVFLAASFNWMAGFGFSAGFVDLVLSSRNPNAHHWYMLIVLGIVFFIIYYLVFYVAITKFDLKTPGRELEEEEIQAQQKEKISNNLLANQLIPLLGGSENIEEIDYCTTRLRLRVKESANINDKEIKKLVPGLLKPSKNAVQVIIGPEVEFIADEMKRVLNK
- a CDS encoding ATP-dependent DNA helicase — protein: MDISELSHHIPNFEYRKEQVDMMNAIRESLEADRKIVIEAGTGTGKTLAYLIPTLEWAIENKKKVICTTNTINLQEQLLLKDLPIAKKIINQNFSYLLVKGRNNYLCKRLFHNFILGNSIDISGFSSEQKKQLDYLKSWGKMTEFGDKAELPFEVDSDIWEMIQSSSEFCQGKRCPFREECFYMKNRALKASADLIVCNHHIFFADLNVRNSVDFDAEYLILPKYDVVVFDEAHNIESVARSYFSLEVSRYSFVRMLNQLQNQEKNKKRKILPALETLLQSLTTEKKQEKEFRQSLQAIEQEHIKCMEVGLDFFENLAKHFLKNHQGKISKSLQRDEMLFSPFLSLVREKKEEFILAMKAYSIALDHFYSQVKEGQEQNQYLMDFQNFAFKLKAFLATFQEIQQFDNDDFVYWIEANAKYKNAALVAAPLNIDRILKDSLFVHLERLIFTSATLAVNGDFSYFKIAVGLEEDTSEKMIPSPFFYDDQMTVYIPNDLTDPDKTLDFVEEVSEFLKQLLSKTEGRAFVLFTSYSSLNQIYYSMIEELQETDIHVLLHGEKPRSQLISEFKQVKNPVLFGTSSFWEGVDIQGEQLRNIVIIKLPFLVPSDPVVSAISAKFERQKRNPFMEYQLPEAVIKFKQGIGRLIRSKEDYGNIFILDNRILKKRYGKVFLDSIPSKNIQILAKNQILKVVK